The following are from one region of the Streptomyces changanensis genome:
- a CDS encoding outer membrane protein assembly factor BamB family protein, with protein sequence MKPRKLRWLVPFLAALLAVVSPMAPAHAAAAADCAGTGVERFGAASVSGAIVGAVVHEGRGYVVTRGQTPPILAEYDLATKKVVRQVPLTDWPGTVAPEGAWATVVSGGKIYIGTYPAPLLYRFDPATGKAQYLKTLGGARGTIWSLAAAPDGTIYAGTNPDGRVWEYDPADGAAKSWSLATGEHHVRAVAADATNVYAGLLDTKQLLAVNRSTGAVRVLAQGDTGFSTVSVGRTRLRAGSGSTLYDMKTDGSDVRKVSLGSNSADSIGVAPDYTAYISTRPAGHVFSYRTGDAAPTLVGTGKPQDETRHLAVDGTTLTGFAGSGGVWTMDLTTGRSAHTDLVAAGLAVGAERPHSILLHTDGTVWVGGHFGITVHDPAARTSRGIWVPGEPKAMARVGDRVYAALYPSGEILEIDPRDGDRVRSLGALGHGQQRPWDMEYDPTTGKLLVASVPPGPNLKGALTVIDPVARTMKVFVDVIRDQGLTTLSAGPNGVVYVGGDVLGGGTAVSTRSTAAVAAFDLATEKVLWETEPLPDNRTLQDVKVHDGLLYGVLKRNAGWFVLDLRTRQVLRHGTLSGYGEIEVHQGQVVASTYFGGGNVFLLGPGLAEPRKLATGLGDEWHTDPQLAFEPAGWHAWTLVGRQLARLRLDPACAPPLLTS encoded by the coding sequence GTGAAACCTCGGAAACTCCGCTGGCTCGTGCCGTTCCTCGCGGCACTGCTCGCGGTCGTGTCGCCGATGGCGCCCGCGCACGCGGCAGCCGCCGCCGACTGCGCCGGAACGGGGGTGGAACGCTTCGGCGCGGCCTCGGTCTCCGGGGCGATAGTCGGCGCCGTCGTGCACGAGGGGCGCGGCTACGTGGTGACGCGCGGTCAGACCCCGCCCATTCTGGCCGAGTACGACCTCGCGACGAAGAAGGTCGTGCGCCAGGTGCCCCTCACCGACTGGCCGGGCACCGTCGCCCCCGAGGGCGCGTGGGCCACCGTCGTCTCCGGCGGCAAGATCTACATCGGCACCTACCCGGCGCCGCTCCTCTACCGCTTCGACCCGGCGACGGGCAAGGCGCAGTACCTGAAGACGCTCGGTGGGGCGAGGGGCACCATCTGGAGCCTCGCCGCGGCACCGGACGGAACGATCTACGCCGGCACCAACCCCGACGGACGGGTGTGGGAGTACGACCCCGCCGACGGGGCTGCCAAGAGCTGGTCGCTCGCGACCGGCGAGCACCACGTGCGCGCCGTGGCCGCCGACGCGACCAACGTCTACGCCGGGCTCCTCGACACGAAGCAGCTGCTCGCCGTCAACCGGTCCACCGGCGCGGTGCGCGTGCTGGCACAGGGCGACACCGGGTTCTCCACGGTCTCCGTCGGTCGTACCCGGCTGCGCGCCGGCAGCGGCTCCACCCTGTACGACATGAAGACCGACGGCAGCGACGTGCGCAAAGTGTCGCTCGGCAGCAACTCCGCGGACTCGATCGGGGTGGCGCCGGACTACACCGCGTACATCTCCACCCGTCCCGCCGGTCACGTCTTCTCCTACCGCACCGGGGACGCGGCGCCGACGCTCGTGGGCACCGGCAAGCCGCAGGACGAGACCCGGCACCTCGCCGTCGACGGCACCACCCTCACCGGCTTCGCCGGCAGCGGCGGGGTGTGGACGATGGACCTGACGACCGGCAGGTCGGCGCACACCGACCTGGTCGCGGCCGGCCTCGCCGTGGGCGCCGAGCGCCCCCACTCCATCCTGCTCCACACCGACGGCACCGTGTGGGTGGGCGGCCACTTCGGGATCACCGTCCACGACCCGGCCGCCCGCACGTCGCGCGGCATCTGGGTGCCGGGCGAGCCGAAGGCCATGGCCCGCGTCGGCGACCGGGTCTACGCGGCCCTGTACCCCAGCGGCGAGATCCTGGAGATCGACCCGCGCGACGGCGACCGGGTGCGGTCCCTCGGCGCACTGGGACACGGGCAGCAGCGCCCCTGGGACATGGAGTACGACCCCACCACCGGCAAGCTGCTGGTCGCGTCCGTGCCGCCCGGCCCGAACCTGAAGGGCGCGCTGACCGTCATCGACCCCGTGGCGCGCACGATGAAGGTGTTCGTCGACGTCATCCGCGACCAGGGGCTGACCACGCTGAGCGCGGGCCCGAACGGCGTCGTGTACGTCGGCGGTGACGTCCTCGGCGGCGGTACGGCCGTCTCCACCCGGAGCACGGCCGCCGTCGCCGCCTTCGACCTGGCCACCGAGAAGGTGCTCTGGGAGACCGAGCCGCTGCCGGACAACCGGACGCTGCAGGACGTCAAGGTCCACGACGGCCTGCTGTACGGGGTCCTCAAGCGCAACGCCGGCTGGTTCGTCCTGGATCTGAGGACTCGTCAGGTGCTGCGCCACGGCACGCTGTCCGGCTACGGCGAGATCGAGGTCCACCAGGGCCAGGTGGTCGCCTCGACGTACTTCGGCGGCGGGAACGTCTTCCTGCTGGGCCCCGGCCTCGCGGAGCCCCGGAAGCTCGCGACGGGGCTCGGCGACGAGTGGCACACCGACCCGCAGCTGGCCTTCGAACCGGCCGGCTGGCACGCCTGGACGCTCGTCGGCCGCCAGCTCGCGCGCCTTCGCCTCGACCCGGCGTGCGCGCCGCCCCTGCTCACCTCCTGA
- a CDS encoding antibiotic biosynthesis monooxygenase family protein, protein MALDNPSVTAPGTSVTFINVFEITAEHLDAFVARWEERAALMSAKPGFLDSRLHRARSSENRFQLVNVAHWESQEAWEAATADTLFRERTEAARDDATTPITSSAGLYDVAVEFRAVTSPPDDRTDTTGTA, encoded by the coding sequence ATGGCCTTAGACAACCCGTCGGTGACCGCGCCGGGAACTTCCGTCACGTTCATCAACGTCTTCGAGATAACAGCCGAGCACCTCGATGCCTTCGTCGCCCGCTGGGAGGAACGGGCGGCGCTCATGAGTGCCAAGCCAGGGTTCCTCGACTCCCGCCTCCACCGGGCGCGTTCGTCGGAGAACCGCTTCCAACTGGTCAACGTGGCGCACTGGGAGAGTCAGGAGGCGTGGGAGGCGGCCACCGCCGACACGCTCTTCAGGGAGCGCACCGAAGCCGCGCGTGACGACGCGACGACCCCCATCACGTCGAGCGCGGGCCTGTACGACGTCGCCGTCGAGTTCCGCGCCGTCACGTCACCACCGGACGACCGGACCGATACGACGGGTACGGCCTGA
- a CDS encoding SpoIIE family protein phosphatase, with protein MTPRGEESVGTGRLDTALADTVRRTGASAGGVYLLDEPAQALHLAVMCGVPAEVALPWSRMAVAAPFPVTDAVREDRLVWVASQDDMARAYPRAAAGLPYRFALAAAPLPGRARCWGALLLLWPASHPEAATRREQGHITAAARRIAHTLDQAPVPAAAPTRPRLIPVTADRAADPSHHAAADYVERLPEGAVALDLEGRITFLDSTAAALLGREADRLRGTRPWQSLPWLDAPLAEDHYRTAVISRDPVAFTTLRPPDTYLRFELHPDASGISVRITRATPPDGPGPAPPGPAPAGGYAPAPTAPGTTPPAPSTPAPAGTATPAPPGAVPAGAGAPGAAQVGRLYQLLHLAAALTETVAVRDVVDLVAQQILPAFDADGLVLSAADAGRLRITGHHGYDPQVIDRLDGLPLDTDLTPAGDVLATGVPSFFADPAEMARGYPRAPKISGKQAWAFLPLVISGRPVGCCILSYDHPRPFTADERAVLTSLAGLIAQALDRARLYDAVHDLAHGLQQALLPRSLPTVAGLRIAARYLPASHGMNVGGDFYDVIRIDPTTVAAVIGDVQGHNVAAAALMGQVRTAIHATAGAAPDQVLARTNRVLADLETDLLVSCLYMHIDLARGRAVLAGAGHPPPLLHQPGRPPGPLPLDPAPLLGVDVDLSFAVTDLLLTPGTTLALYTDGLIEVPGADPDRITADLARYLAAHASQDPGLVVDGLIRHAWRSGRYTDDIAMLLLRAEPQTS; from the coding sequence GTGACCCCGCGCGGTGAGGAGTCCGTCGGCACCGGCCGGCTCGACACGGCGCTCGCCGACACCGTACGGCGCACCGGCGCCTCCGCCGGGGGCGTCTATCTCCTCGACGAGCCGGCCCAGGCGCTGCACCTGGCGGTGATGTGCGGCGTACCCGCGGAGGTGGCGCTGCCGTGGAGCCGGATGGCCGTAGCCGCCCCGTTCCCCGTCACCGACGCCGTTCGGGAGGACCGCCTGGTCTGGGTGGCCTCCCAGGACGACATGGCCCGCGCCTACCCCCGCGCTGCCGCGGGCCTGCCGTACCGGTTCGCGCTGGCGGCGGCCCCGCTGCCCGGCCGGGCCCGCTGCTGGGGCGCCCTGCTCCTGCTGTGGCCGGCGAGCCACCCGGAGGCCGCCACGCGCCGCGAGCAGGGGCACATCACCGCCGCCGCCCGGCGCATCGCCCACACCCTCGACCAGGCACCCGTCCCGGCCGCCGCGCCCACCCGCCCCCGCCTCATCCCGGTCACCGCCGACCGCGCGGCCGACCCGTCGCACCACGCCGCCGCCGACTACGTCGAACGCCTACCGGAAGGGGCCGTGGCGCTCGACCTGGAGGGGAGGATCACCTTCCTCGACTCGACCGCCGCGGCGCTCCTCGGCCGCGAGGCCGACCGCCTGCGGGGCACCCGCCCCTGGCAGTCGCTGCCCTGGCTCGACGCCCCCCTCGCCGAGGACCACTACCGCACCGCCGTGATCAGCCGCGACCCCGTGGCCTTCACCACCCTGCGCCCTCCGGACACGTACCTGCGCTTCGAGCTCCACCCGGACGCGAGCGGCATCAGCGTCCGCATCACCCGCGCCACCCCGCCCGACGGCCCCGGGCCCGCGCCCCCTGGCCCGGCCCCCGCCGGCGGTTACGCGCCGGCGCCGACCGCGCCCGGGACGACTCCGCCCGCACCGTCCACTCCCGCGCCCGCCGGCACCGCCACCCCCGCGCCCCCCGGCGCCGTCCCCGCCGGTGCCGGGGCGCCGGGCGCCGCCCAGGTCGGGCGGCTGTACCAGCTGCTGCACCTGGCGGCCGCCCTGACCGAGACCGTCGCCGTCCGCGACGTCGTCGACCTCGTCGCCCAGCAGATCCTGCCCGCCTTCGACGCCGACGGTCTGGTGCTGTCCGCCGCCGACGCCGGCCGGCTGCGGATCACCGGCCACCACGGCTACGACCCCCAGGTGATCGACCGCCTCGACGGGCTGCCGCTCGACACCGACCTCACCCCGGCCGGGGACGTCCTCGCCACCGGCGTCCCCTCCTTCTTCGCCGACCCCGCGGAGATGGCGCGCGGCTACCCGAGGGCCCCGAAGATCAGCGGCAAGCAGGCGTGGGCCTTCCTCCCGCTCGTCATCTCGGGTCGCCCCGTGGGCTGCTGCATCCTCTCCTACGACCACCCGCGCCCCTTCACCGCCGACGAGCGGGCGGTGCTCACCTCGCTGGCCGGCCTGATCGCCCAAGCCCTGGACCGCGCCCGCCTGTACGACGCCGTGCACGACCTCGCGCACGGCCTCCAGCAGGCGCTGCTCCCGCGGAGCCTGCCCACGGTGGCGGGCCTGCGGATCGCCGCCCGCTACCTCCCGGCGAGCCACGGCATGAACGTCGGCGGCGACTTCTACGACGTCATCCGCATCGACCCCACCACGGTCGCGGCCGTCATCGGCGACGTCCAGGGCCACAACGTCGCCGCGGCGGCGCTCATGGGGCAGGTACGCACGGCCATCCACGCCACCGCCGGCGCCGCGCCTGACCAGGTCCTCGCGCGTACGAACCGCGTCCTCGCCGACCTGGAGACCGACCTGCTGGTGTCCTGCCTCTACATGCACATCGACCTCGCCCGGGGACGGGCCGTCCTGGCGGGCGCGGGCCATCCACCGCCGCTGCTGCACCAGCCGGGCCGGCCGCCGGGACCGCTGCCCCTCGACCCGGCCCCGCTGCTCGGCGTCGACGTCGACCTCTCCTTCGCCGTCACCGACCTGCTGCTCACGCCCGGCACGACGCTCGCCCTCTACACCGACGGGCTGATCGAGGTCCCCGGCGCCGATCCCGACCGCATCACCGCCGACCTCGCCCGGTACCTGGCCGCGCACGCCTCCCAGGACCCCGGCCTCGTCGTGGACGGCCTGATCCGCCACGCCTGGAGGTCGGGCCGGTACACCGACGACATCGCCATGCTCCTGCTCCGGGCGGAACCGCAGACGTCCTGA
- a CDS encoding GNAT family N-acetyltransferase yields the protein MGTTGAEDVDAAIGLATAALRAVADRDWSVPAARSEWSCRDVVVHLAQDFAGYAAQLAGRVAEGYVPFEVVPEPGTAPDGLVRLVEATGGLLAAAVFRAPRDLRAWHPYGHADGDGFAAMGVVEALVHTRDVVAALGAPDWRPPGPLCARAVERLFPQAPRDRDPWRTLLWATGRSGLGDLPRLRAWRWYADPIRSGRLVLCELSPDLAADLHGGGEGGFAWAAGGPAEGTRFAGGLVEQAHEAGAYQPGWGVYVIVRASDRRAVGGIGFHAAPDADGAVEIGYDVVESARGRGHATEALRALAAWAFSRPEARVLRATVEHGNVASHTVVGRAGFRPVGSGDGNVRYELRRGELRPG from the coding sequence ATGGGGACGACGGGTGCGGAGGACGTCGACGCGGCGATCGGTCTCGCCACCGCCGCGCTGCGTGCGGTGGCGGACCGGGACTGGTCCGTCCCGGCCGCGCGGTCGGAGTGGAGCTGCCGCGACGTGGTGGTGCACCTCGCGCAGGACTTCGCGGGGTACGCCGCCCAGCTGGCGGGCCGTGTGGCGGAGGGGTACGTGCCGTTCGAGGTCGTGCCCGAGCCGGGTACCGCCCCGGACGGGCTGGTGCGCCTGGTGGAGGCGACGGGCGGGCTGCTGGCCGCGGCGGTGTTCCGGGCGCCACGGGACCTGCGCGCCTGGCACCCGTACGGCCACGCGGACGGTGACGGCTTCGCGGCGATGGGCGTCGTGGAGGCACTGGTGCACACCCGGGACGTCGTCGCGGCCCTGGGCGCCCCGGACTGGCGACCGCCTGGACCGTTGTGCGCCCGCGCGGTGGAGCGCCTCTTCCCGCAGGCGCCGCGCGACCGCGACCCGTGGCGGACGCTGCTGTGGGCCACCGGCCGCAGCGGGCTCGGCGATCTGCCGAGGCTGCGGGCCTGGCGCTGGTACGCCGACCCGATCCGCTCGGGTCGGCTCGTCCTGTGCGAGCTGTCACCGGACCTCGCCGCGGACCTGCACGGCGGCGGTGAGGGCGGTTTCGCCTGGGCGGCGGGAGGGCCCGCTGAGGGCACCCGGTTCGCCGGGGGCCTGGTCGAGCAGGCGCACGAGGCGGGCGCGTACCAGCCGGGCTGGGGCGTGTACGTCATCGTCCGCGCCTCCGACCGGCGCGCGGTGGGCGGCATCGGCTTCCACGCCGCGCCGGACGCGGACGGCGCGGTGGAGATCGGGTACGACGTCGTGGAGTCGGCGCGCGGCCGCGGCCACGCCACGGAGGCGCTGCGCGCGCTCGCCGCGTGGGCGTTCTCCCGACCGGAGGCGAGGGTGCTGCGCGCCACCGTGGAGCACGGCAACGTCGCCTCGCACACGGTCGTCGGGCGGGCCGGTTTCCGTCCGGTCGGCTCCGGCGACGGGAATGTCCGCTACGAACTGCGGCGCGGGGAGCTCCGACCGGGCTGA
- a CDS encoding MFS transporter, translated as MPNVLPPRGPQRTLTAAQLANSLGDGAYYVTSALYFTHIVGLAPARIGLGLTLAWAVGSVVGVPLGRVADRRGPRGTAALLALATGAAVASFLFVRGFPAFLAAACLYATAQSGLAAARQALLAGLVPAGERTGALARLQATLNAGLALGAGLGGAALAVGTREAYLGVFAVDALGFLLCALLLLRLPAVAPAPSAGGAGFDVLRDRPYAVVTLLNTVLLLRMPLLSLGLPLWITERTDAPEWLVSALFVLNTGAVVLFQVRAARSVTGLATATRALRRSGVLALLTCAVFAVSAAGPTWVATTALVGGSVLLVAAEMLQSAGSWQLGFDLAPSGRVGEYQGFFGTGVTVARTLGPLVLTSLLIGGGVAGWLLLGGLFLAASYALGPAARWASRTRREPSLAHAVTASPAAAAP; from the coding sequence ATGCCGAACGTCCTGCCGCCCCGGGGGCCCCAGCGGACCCTCACCGCCGCCCAGTTGGCCAACTCCCTGGGCGACGGCGCCTACTACGTCACCTCCGCCCTCTACTTCACCCACATCGTCGGGCTCGCGCCCGCCCGCATCGGTCTCGGCCTCACCCTCGCCTGGGCGGTCGGCTCGGTCGTCGGCGTGCCGCTCGGCCGGGTCGCCGACCGCCGCGGCCCGCGCGGGACGGCCGCCCTCCTCGCCCTGGCGACCGGGGCCGCCGTGGCGTCGTTCCTGTTCGTCCGGGGGTTCCCGGCGTTCCTCGCGGCCGCCTGCCTCTACGCCACCGCGCAGTCCGGCCTCGCCGCCGCCCGGCAGGCGCTGCTCGCCGGACTGGTCCCGGCGGGCGAACGCACCGGCGCCCTCGCCCGTCTGCAGGCGACGCTCAACGCCGGGCTCGCCCTCGGCGCCGGACTCGGCGGGGCGGCGCTCGCCGTCGGGACCAGGGAGGCGTACCTCGGCGTGTTCGCCGTCGACGCCCTCGGCTTCCTGCTCTGCGCGCTCCTCCTGCTGCGGCTGCCGGCCGTCGCGCCCGCCCCCTCCGCCGGGGGCGCGGGGTTCGACGTGCTGCGCGACCGGCCGTACGCCGTCGTCACGCTCCTCAACACCGTGCTGCTCCTGCGGATGCCGCTGCTCAGCCTCGGCCTACCCTTGTGGATCACCGAGCGCACCGACGCCCCGGAGTGGCTGGTGTCCGCGCTGTTCGTCCTCAACACCGGTGCCGTGGTGCTCTTCCAGGTCCGGGCCGCGCGTTCGGTCACCGGCCTCGCCACGGCCACCCGCGCCCTGCGCCGCTCGGGTGTGCTCGCGCTCCTGACGTGCGCCGTCTTCGCCGTCTCGGCGGCCGGCCCGACCTGGGTCGCGACGACCGCCCTGGTCGGCGGGTCCGTGCTGCTGGTCGCCGCGGAGATGCTCCAGTCGGCCGGCTCCTGGCAGTTGGGCTTCGACCTCGCACCGTCGGGACGTGTCGGTGAGTACCAGGGCTTCTTCGGTACGGGCGTCACCGTCGCGCGCACGCTCGGGCCGCTGGTGCTGACGTCCCTGCTGATCGGAGGGGGCGTGGCGGGCTGGCTGCTGCTCGGCGGCCTGTTCCTGGCCGCGTCGTACGCCCTCGGGCCCGCCGCCCGGTGGGCGTCGCGGACCCGCCGCGAGCCGTCACTCGCGCACGCCGTCACCGCGTCGCCGGCCGCCGCCGCACCCTGA
- a CDS encoding Orn/Lys/Arg family decarboxylase, producing MRLADAAGQVAAAMAAVTPPGIPVLMPGEGAGAPDGPLLRYLTALEAFDRRFPGFRSETHGVTLAPETGDYLIECVPAADGPAGDGPGGAAAADAVSRPPAGRAAAVPVRVRRRPATR from the coding sequence GTGCGCCTGGCCGACGCGGCGGGGCAGGTGGCCGCCGCCATGGCCGCCGTCACCCCGCCCGGCATCCCCGTGCTCATGCCCGGTGAGGGCGCCGGCGCGCCCGACGGGCCGCTGCTGCGGTACCTCACCGCGCTGGAGGCGTTCGACCGCCGCTTCCCCGGTTTCCGCAGCGAGACGCACGGGGTGACCCTCGCCCCGGAGACCGGCGACTACCTCATCGAGTGCGTGCCTGCGGCCGACGGACCGGCAGGAGACGGACCCGGAGGCGCTGCTGCAGCAGACGCCGTGAGCCGACCGCCCGCCGGCAGGGCCGCCGCCGTCCCGGTCAGGGTGCGGCGGCGGCCGGCGACGCGGTGA
- a CDS encoding serine hydrolase domain-containing protein translates to MKQWSVRTASSALALSVVVGCATLAPTAHAAPSGHGHEATRRALEALVEEGGLPGAAAEVRDGGRRWSATAGHADTATGRPRTTRDHFRGASITKTFIATVLLRLEAEGRLSLDDTVEEWLPGLLHGNGYDGSEVTLRQLLDHTSGIANHTRDEAFLHDAAGPGFPEHRYDTHTPQELVAIALRYPPHPDPRRAPVYSNTNFVIAGMVIEKATGRSYAEEVTRRIIKPLKLRGTSFPGTSPRMPKPHPVGYSRLHQGAPDAPVHDATEQNMTWLGAAGDVISTTGDLNRFHRALLRGELLPPAQLERMLDEVPTDDGTGFGLGVEFARLSCGVEVVGKSGRTNGSLSAMVGTVDGEHQLTFNVNGDWLPDGKLYVDVIEAEFCGGPPSPTATRSPSAERFFQPSVA, encoded by the coding sequence ATGAAGCAGTGGTCCGTACGTACCGCCTCGTCAGCCCTGGCCCTTTCGGTGGTCGTGGGGTGCGCCACGCTCGCGCCGACCGCGCACGCCGCGCCCTCGGGCCACGGTCACGAAGCGACCCGGCGGGCGCTGGAGGCGCTGGTCGAGGAGGGCGGACTGCCCGGGGCGGCAGCCGAGGTACGGGACGGCGGCCGGCGGTGGTCCGCCACGGCCGGTCACGCCGACACGGCCACGGGCCGCCCGCGCACGACCCGCGACCACTTCCGCGGGGCCAGCATCACCAAGACGTTCATCGCGACCGTCCTGCTCCGACTGGAGGCGGAGGGCAGGCTGAGCCTGGACGACACCGTCGAGGAGTGGCTGCCCGGCCTGCTGCACGGCAACGGCTACGACGGGTCGGAGGTGACGTTACGCCAACTCCTGGACCACACCAGCGGCATCGCCAACCACACGCGGGACGAGGCCTTCCTCCACGACGCCGCCGGCCCCGGCTTCCCGGAGCACCGGTACGACACCCACACGCCCCAGGAGCTGGTGGCGATCGCCCTGCGGTACCCGCCGCATCCCGACCCGCGCAGGGCGCCCGTCTACTCCAACACCAATTTCGTGATCGCCGGGATGGTCATCGAGAAGGCGACGGGCCGCTCGTACGCCGAGGAGGTCACCCGCCGCATCATCAAGCCGCTGAAGCTGCGCGGCACGTCGTTCCCCGGCACGTCGCCGAGGATGCCGAAGCCGCACCCGGTCGGCTACTCCCGCTTGCACCAGGGCGCCCCCGACGCGCCGGTCCACGACGCCACCGAGCAGAACATGACCTGGCTGGGCGCCGCCGGGGACGTCATCTCCACCACCGGCGACCTCAACCGCTTCCACCGCGCCCTGCTCCGCGGCGAGCTGCTGCCCCCGGCGCAGCTGGAGCGGATGCTCGACGAGGTCCCGACGGACGACGGCACGGGCTTCGGACTGGGGGTCGAGTTCGCCCGGCTGTCCTGCGGCGTGGAGGTGGTGGGCAAGAGCGGCCGCACCAACGGCTCCCTGTCCGCGATGGTCGGCACGGTCGACGGCGAGCACCAGCTGACGTTCAACGTCAACGGCGACTGGCTGCCGGACGGGAAGCTCTACGTCGACGTGATCGAGGCGGAGTTCTGCGGCGGGCCCCCGTCCCCGACCGCCACGCGGTCACCCTCGGCGGAACGCTTCTTCCAGCCGTCGGTCGCCTGA
- a CDS encoding serine hydrolase domain-containing protein, translated as MIFRRPHVPAAVLTLVLSVPPSGAAARAAASPPAPAAWSVQQGADALRDAGVTGVSVRLDTPEGAVTARSGVGDLHSRRPVPRDGYLRLGSVTKTFVATVVLQLVDEGRLTLDRTVEELLPGVVSGAGNDGRKITVRDLLQHTSGLPDYTADVFPEPSARTYHANRWRSYRPEQLVALAVRHEPAFAPGAGWAYSNTNYVLAGMIIRKVTGRSWEQQVHERVLRPLGLRRTDTPGVWPFLPEPHAADYQQFAEDGPLVDTTIPYRPFDTGADGSMTGTAHELNRFFAALAGGRLLTPAALAAMRTTVPVPEGSGHPAGTRDGLGVFSTPLSCGGSHLGHGGSGFGYVVLAATTADGRRTVTVSAHSRPADPAAAARQEEARRDLVDRALCLGR; from the coding sequence ATGATCTTCCGCCGTCCACACGTCCCGGCCGCCGTCCTGACCCTCGTCCTGTCCGTTCCGCCGTCCGGCGCGGCCGCCAGGGCCGCCGCCTCGCCTCCCGCCCCCGCCGCCTGGTCCGTCCAGCAGGGCGCCGACGCCCTGCGCGACGCCGGGGTCACGGGCGTGTCCGTCCGGCTCGACACCCCCGAGGGGGCGGTCACCGCCCGCTCCGGCGTCGGTGACCTCCACAGCCGCCGCCCCGTCCCCCGGGACGGCTACCTGCGCCTCGGCAGCGTCACCAAGACCTTCGTCGCCACCGTCGTGCTCCAACTCGTCGACGAGGGGCGGCTCACCCTCGACCGGACCGTGGAGGAGCTGCTGCCGGGGGTCGTGTCCGGGGCCGGCAACGACGGCCGGAAGATCACCGTCCGTGACCTGCTCCAGCACACCAGCGGCCTGCCCGACTACACGGCCGACGTGTTCCCCGAGCCGAGCGCCCGGACGTACCACGCCAACCGGTGGCGCTCCTACCGACCGGAGCAACTCGTCGCCCTGGCCGTCCGCCACGAGCCCGCCTTCGCGCCCGGCGCCGGCTGGGCGTACTCCAACACCAACTACGTCCTCGCCGGAATGATCATCCGGAAGGTCACGGGCCGTTCCTGGGAACAGCAGGTCCACGAGCGCGTCCTGCGTCCGCTCGGCCTGCGCCGCACGGACACCCCGGGTGTCTGGCCCTTCCTCCCGGAGCCGCACGCGGCCGACTACCAGCAGTTCGCCGAGGACGGCCCCCTGGTCGACACCACGATCCCCTACCGTCCCTTCGACACCGGGGCGGACGGTTCCATGACCGGCACCGCGCACGAGCTCAACCGCTTCTTCGCCGCGCTCGCCGGCGGGCGGTTGCTGACGCCGGCCGCGCTCGCCGCGATGCGGACCACCGTGCCCGTGCCGGAGGGGAGCGGACACCCCGCCGGGACGCGGGACGGCCTGGGCGTCTTCTCCACCCCCCTGTCCTGCGGCGGCAGTCACCTCGGGCACGGGGGGAGCGGCTTCGGCTACGTCGTCCTGGCCGCGACCACGGCGGACGGCCGCCGCACCGTCACCGTCTCGGCCCACAGCCGCCCGGCGGACCCGGCCGCGGCGGCCCGCCAGGAGGAGGCGCGGCGCGACCTCGTCGACCGCGCCCTGTGCCTCGGCAGGTGA
- a CDS encoding EF-hand domain-containing protein, with protein MSDKARTLFEALDLDQDGILTREEVITALRVRGPSLAASGDLPFWGLGDADASSALFDTADQNGDAVLTLEEFAAVVDRRFGWR; from the coding sequence ATCAGTGACAAGGCCAGGACGCTGTTCGAGGCACTGGACCTCGACCAGGACGGGATCCTGACCCGCGAAGAGGTGATCACCGCCCTGCGTGTGAGGGGGCCGTCCCTCGCCGCCTCCGGGGACCTGCCGTTCTGGGGGCTGGGAGACGCCGACGCTTCCTCCGCGCTCTTCGACACCGCCGACCAGAACGGCGACGCGGTACTGACCCTGGAGGAGTTCGCCGCGGTGGTCGACCGGCGTTTCGGCTGGCGCTGA
- a CDS encoding helix-turn-helix transcriptional regulator, translated as MDGVPEPHTGWTFLTNHARVLAAIADDHTSRIRDIAAHCRLTERAVQKIIADLERDGYLSHTREGRSNTYRIDPNRVLRHPAEAGLTVASLLSLLVQDESDRATPGAPRQPATR; from the coding sequence ATGGACGGAGTACCAGAGCCGCACACTGGATGGACTTTCCTGACCAACCACGCCCGGGTCCTTGCAGCCATCGCCGACGACCACACGAGCCGCATCCGTGACATCGCCGCGCACTGCCGCCTCACCGAGCGCGCGGTCCAGAAGATCATCGCGGACCTCGAACGGGACGGTTACCTCTCCCACACGCGTGAGGGGCGCAGCAACACCTACCGGATCGACCCGAACAGGGTCCTGCGCCACCCGGCCGAGGCCGGGCTCACCGTGGCCTCGCTCCTCTCCCTCCTCGTCCAGGACGAGAGCGACCGCGCCACCCCCGGCGCTCCGCGCCAACCGGCGACCCGCTGA
- a CDS encoding STAS domain-containing protein, giving the protein MNADPPAGAGPRLATADVRPEGRRVRVTVAGELDLSTDRRLGDDLRATLRNSAQGIDLDLHGVRFVDCSGLNALLGLRCQALEEGKTVVIRSSSPVVDRLLELTGADGLFG; this is encoded by the coding sequence GTGAACGCCGATCCGCCGGCGGGTGCCGGACCGCGACTGGCGACGGCCGACGTGCGGCCGGAGGGCCGGCGCGTCCGGGTCACCGTCGCCGGGGAGCTCGACCTGAGCACCGATCGGCGGCTCGGCGACGACCTGCGCGCGACGCTGCGGAACTCCGCCCAGGGCATCGACCTCGACCTGCACGGCGTGCGGTTCGTCGACTGCTCGGGCCTCAACGCCCTGTTGGGCCTGCGGTGCCAGGCCCTCGAAGAGGGCAAGACCGTCGTCATCCGATCCAGCAGCCCGGTCGTCGACCGCCTGCTGGAACTGACGGGCGCGGACGGCCTCTTCGGCTGA